One stretch of Amycolatopsis sp. NBC_00345 DNA includes these proteins:
- a CDS encoding PucR family transcriptional regulator — protein MQELPALVHGVLDRLDEVVEVMCRRVYDELPSYRAGTVPPAALRRSVRDNLVPILRSLSAPVPLDLGPARATGKERAEQDAPLPEVLRAFRIGFEHLWQDLVETARETGTASDASLVDAATSVWRLTGECTDAIAAAYRTASMELAVRLEHRRSALLDALFLGTLTDKTTLWEAAEALEVPLTDRFLVLATAPADTTEPVPANLDARLRRRGVRATWRWQPDALTGLLVLGASVAEAAVVADLEAVASGDIGVSGLFGHLREAPDAVHGARVALTTLSHQGRRVVQYDTTPLAMLVSAAPAEAERVAREVFGALLALKPHESAVLTRTLRAWCASDGSPGRAAEALHCHANTIRYRLRRIEDLTGRSLRSPRDLAEIVTALNALRVIREKE, from the coding sequence ATGCAGGAGCTGCCGGCGCTGGTGCACGGCGTCCTCGACCGGCTCGACGAGGTCGTCGAGGTCATGTGCCGCCGCGTCTACGACGAGCTCCCCTCCTACCGCGCGGGCACCGTGCCGCCCGCCGCCCTGCGCCGCTCGGTGCGTGACAACCTCGTGCCCATCCTGCGCAGCCTGAGCGCCCCGGTCCCGCTGGACCTCGGGCCCGCCCGCGCCACCGGCAAGGAGCGGGCCGAGCAGGACGCCCCGCTGCCGGAGGTGCTGCGCGCCTTCCGGATCGGTTTCGAGCACCTGTGGCAGGACCTCGTGGAAACCGCGCGGGAGACCGGGACCGCCAGCGACGCGAGCCTGGTGGACGCCGCGACGTCGGTCTGGCGCTTGACCGGCGAATGCACCGACGCCATCGCGGCGGCCTACCGCACGGCCTCGATGGAGCTCGCGGTCCGGCTCGAACACCGGCGCTCGGCCCTGCTGGACGCCCTGTTCCTCGGCACGCTCACCGACAAGACCACGCTGTGGGAGGCCGCGGAAGCGCTCGAAGTGCCGCTGACGGACCGGTTCCTGGTCCTGGCCACCGCCCCGGCGGATACGACCGAGCCGGTCCCGGCGAACCTCGACGCACGCCTGCGCCGCCGCGGTGTCCGTGCCACGTGGAGGTGGCAGCCGGACGCCCTGACCGGCCTGCTGGTGCTCGGCGCCTCGGTCGCGGAAGCCGCCGTCGTCGCGGACCTGGAAGCCGTGGCGTCCGGCGACATCGGTGTCAGCGGCCTCTTCGGGCACCTGCGCGAGGCGCCGGACGCGGTCCACGGCGCCCGGGTCGCGTTGACGACCCTCAGCCACCAGGGGCGCCGGGTCGTCCAGTACGACACGACGCCCCTGGCGATGCTGGTCAGCGCGGCCCCGGCGGAGGCGGAACGGGTCGCCCGGGAGGTGTTCGGCGCCCTGCTCGCGCTCAAACCGCACGAGAGCGCCGTCCTGACCCGCACCCTCCGGGCCTGGTGCGCGAGCGACGGTTCGCCGGGCCGCGCCGCCGAAGCACTGCACTGCCACGCCAACACGATCCGCTACCGGCTGCGGCGGATCGAAGACCTCACCGGCCGTTCGCTGCGCAGCCCGCGGGACCTGGCCGAGATCGTCACGGCGCTCAACGCTTTGCGTGTCATCCGCGAGAAGGAGTAG
- a CDS encoding SMP-30/gluconolactonase/LRE family protein: MSTRTTAHATWGRALFILTAASTALAALTIPAAAAPSHGREDCARTITINGGNAFPESVAADNHYVYTASIADGTVYRGRPGAKTLDPFLPGGQDGRTQATGIKITGNRLLVAGAFTGRFFIYTNAGKLVSTYTVPGTGAPTLVNDAAVTPNGDVYLTDSFRAVVYRIPAAAVNAPATGAQHTLQEAYRLPDYVAGQSNGNGIVATPDGRSLIIGYWYSGALYRLTLATGEIRKIAAPALTSADGIALRGNTLYVARSVNNEIDTVRLSGDNTRATVVSERSYPGADTTTGVAVSGDRLLVTNSQMDTYLYGTPLTSPVFTVESLPLH, encoded by the coding sequence ATGTCCACCCGCACCACCGCACACGCCACCTGGGGACGCGCGCTCTTCATCCTCACCGCGGCGTCCACCGCCCTGGCCGCCCTCACGATTCCCGCCGCCGCCGCGCCGTCCCATGGCCGGGAGGACTGCGCCCGCACGATCACGATCAACGGCGGCAACGCCTTCCCCGAAAGCGTCGCGGCCGACAACCACTACGTCTACACCGCCAGCATCGCCGACGGCACCGTCTACCGCGGGCGCCCCGGGGCGAAGACGCTCGACCCCTTCCTGCCGGGCGGCCAGGACGGCCGTACCCAGGCCACCGGGATCAAGATCACCGGCAACCGGCTGCTGGTCGCCGGCGCGTTCACCGGTCGATTCTTCATCTACACCAACGCCGGAAAGCTCGTTTCCACCTACACCGTCCCCGGCACGGGCGCCCCGACCCTCGTCAACGACGCCGCCGTCACACCCAACGGGGACGTCTACCTCACCGACTCCTTCCGCGCCGTGGTCTACCGGATCCCGGCCGCCGCGGTGAACGCCCCCGCCACCGGCGCCCAGCACACCCTGCAGGAGGCCTACCGCCTGCCGGACTACGTGGCCGGCCAGTCCAACGGCAACGGCATCGTCGCCACCCCCGACGGCAGGTCCCTGATCATCGGCTACTGGTACAGCGGCGCGCTCTACCGGCTCACGCTCGCCACCGGCGAAATCCGCAAGATCGCCGCCCCCGCCCTCACCAGCGCCGACGGCATCGCGTTGCGAGGCAACACCTTGTACGTCGCCCGTTCCGTGAACAACGAGATCGACACAGTGCGGCTCTCCGGTGACAACACCCGGGCCACCGTCGTCTCCGAACGCTCCTACCCGGGGGCCGATACGACCACCGGTGTCGCCGTGAGCGGGGACCGGCTGCTGGTGACCAACTCCCAGATGGACACCTACCTGTACGGCACTCCGCTGACCAGCCCGGTGTTCACCGTCGAAAGCCTTCCGCTGCACTGA
- a CDS encoding winged helix-turn-helix transcriptional regulator, which produces MSTSKAVAEATPSWDPYTRGCPSRDLLDRIGDKWSILVLGELGKEGACRFTQLRNRLSGVSEKMLTQTLRALERDGLVRRTVYPAVPVRVEYELTPLGVTLRAPLKALTEWSVQHLPEVLAARETYAAEHTG; this is translated from the coding sequence GTGTCAACCAGCAAGGCTGTGGCCGAGGCGACACCGTCGTGGGACCCGTACACGCGCGGCTGCCCGTCACGCGACCTGCTCGACCGGATTGGCGACAAGTGGTCGATCCTCGTGCTGGGCGAGCTCGGCAAGGAGGGGGCGTGCCGGTTCACCCAGCTGCGCAACCGGCTGTCGGGGGTGAGCGAGAAGATGCTCACCCAGACGCTGCGCGCCCTCGAACGCGACGGCCTGGTCCGGCGAACCGTCTACCCGGCGGTGCCGGTGCGCGTGGAGTACGAGCTGACTCCACTGGGCGTGACACTCCGGGCGCCGCTGAAGGCGCTCACGGAGTGGTCGGTGCAGCACCTGCCGGAAGTCCTCGCCGCCCGCGAGACGTACGCCGCCGAGCACACCGGCTGA
- a CDS encoding LysR family transcriptional regulator yields MDLEAVRTFVAITDTGQFQTAADDLGITQQGASRRVAGLERELGVKLFTRLARGVRLTVDGHALLPHARELLRAAERVTTAVTPGRRALRIDVVNRRIAPSGLLHAFYQQQPGIELDVVALSHGDAASALAEISAGTLDATFRSLRASARTVPRGLRSSRVIDDRHEVLVGPRHPLANAKTVTLAELTGHPIWMPGMADAEPIGYYDDLAQAFGLTIDTIGPSFGVEALLAEIADSTRLATFVGEGSRYLWPETYDLRRIPVVDPTPVYPQSVIWRADNTHPVLASFLKYLFTRYKETSRDDVWVPDWAR; encoded by the coding sequence GTGGATCTCGAAGCGGTTCGCACCTTCGTCGCCATCACCGACACCGGCCAGTTTCAGACGGCGGCCGACGATCTGGGCATCACTCAGCAGGGCGCGTCCAGACGAGTGGCCGGCCTGGAGCGAGAACTCGGTGTCAAGCTCTTCACGCGGCTCGCCAGAGGTGTCCGGCTCACCGTCGACGGGCACGCCCTGCTACCCCACGCACGTGAGCTGCTCCGGGCCGCCGAGCGCGTCACGACGGCGGTGACGCCTGGACGCCGGGCGCTGCGGATCGATGTCGTCAACCGCAGGATCGCACCGTCCGGCCTCCTCCATGCCTTCTACCAGCAGCAACCCGGCATCGAGCTCGATGTCGTGGCCCTGTCCCATGGTGACGCGGCATCGGCGCTGGCCGAAATCAGCGCCGGCACTCTCGATGCCACATTTCGCTCCTTGCGAGCGTCAGCCCGCACGGTCCCGCGCGGCCTCCGGTCGTCGCGCGTCATCGACGACCGGCACGAGGTGCTGGTCGGCCCGCGGCACCCGTTGGCGAACGCCAAGACGGTGACCTTGGCCGAGCTCACCGGGCACCCCATCTGGATGCCCGGCATGGCCGACGCCGAGCCGATCGGTTACTACGACGATCTGGCCCAAGCGTTCGGGCTCACCATCGACACGATCGGCCCGAGCTTCGGCGTCGAAGCGCTCCTCGCCGAAATCGCCGACTCGACCCGCCTCGCGACCTTCGTCGGCGAAGGTTCGCGATATCTCTGGCCGGAAACCTATGACCTCCGCCGGATTCCCGTCGTCGACCCGACTCCGGTCTACCCGCAGTCCGTGATCTGGCGAGCGGACAATACCCACCCCGTCCTCGCGAGTTTCCTCAAATACCTCTTCACCAGGTACAAGGAAACATCCCGCGACGACGTGTGGGTCCCGGACTGGGCCCGCTGA
- a CDS encoding SDR family oxidoreductase, whose protein sequence is MISKDHTGKLAGRVAVVTGGSRGIGRALVLALAAAGADVVVAGKSETEDPRLPGTIHEVAAEARAFGVRALAIRTDVRAETDVRHLVDRTVGELGRVDIAVSNAGALWWERLVDTPPRRYDLMWQVNVRGTYLLAYYALPHLVRQRWGHILTNSPAISDAPTPGMAAYMTTKMGMTRLALGIAEEHRADNIAANALWPAAPIDTAATRNWGRGKMGDPGQWRRPQIYVDAAMEILTGEPGECTGRMLTDEEVLAERGWTERDLDAYWVTGERPRDPLWIDGRATTPQEAS, encoded by the coding sequence GTGATCAGCAAGGACCACACCGGAAAACTGGCCGGCCGGGTCGCCGTGGTGACCGGTGGCAGCCGCGGGATCGGCCGGGCATTGGTGCTCGCGCTCGCCGCCGCCGGGGCGGACGTCGTGGTGGCCGGCAAGAGCGAGACCGAGGACCCCCGGCTGCCCGGCACCATCCACGAGGTCGCGGCGGAGGCGCGGGCCTTCGGCGTGCGGGCGCTGGCGATCCGGACCGACGTCCGGGCCGAGACCGACGTGCGGCACCTGGTCGACCGGACCGTCGGCGAGCTGGGCCGGGTGGACATCGCGGTCAGCAACGCCGGCGCGCTCTGGTGGGAGCGGCTGGTCGACACCCCGCCCCGGCGGTACGACCTGATGTGGCAGGTCAACGTCCGGGGGACCTACCTGCTGGCCTACTACGCGCTGCCACACCTGGTCCGGCAGCGGTGGGGCCACATCCTGACCAACAGCCCGGCGATCAGCGACGCGCCCACGCCCGGCATGGCCGCGTACATGACCACCAAGATGGGCATGACCCGGCTGGCACTGGGCATCGCCGAGGAGCACCGCGCCGACAACATCGCCGCGAACGCCCTGTGGCCGGCGGCGCCGATCGACACCGCGGCCACCCGGAACTGGGGCCGCGGCAAGATGGGCGACCCCGGGCAGTGGCGGCGGCCGCAGATCTACGTCGACGCCGCCATGGAGATCCTGACCGGCGAGCCCGGCGAGTGCACCGGCCGGATGCTCACCGACGAGGAGGTCCTGGCCGAACGCGGCTGGACCGAGCGCGACCTCGACGCATACTGGGTCACCGGCGAACGGCCCCGGGACCCGTTGTGGATCGACGGCCGCGCCACCACACCGCAGGAGGCTTCCTGA
- a CDS encoding AMP-binding protein: MLTPDRAYWSTSDSDLVRDTTVGSLLREAAELAPATVALVEGVPEPADRRRWRYAELREEAEQVARALLGRFRPGERIAVWASNIPEWVILELAAALAGLTLVTVNPALRREEVRHVLRQSRAAGVFLLRHYRTNPLLETLTGIRDELPELREVLLFEDWAAIRGSGSATEPLPAVLPGDPAQIQYTSGTTGRPKGAVLTHRGITNNARLSYVRTFAMQPGEVLVNPMPLFHTAGCVQGTLAPIASLGTQVLVPAFEPGLVLNLLESERSAQLCGVPTMLLGVLADPAFPTTDLSSVRYAVSGGAPVAPDLVRRVESALGVPLAIVYAQTEASPCITMTRLDDSAEDRAGTLGRPLPGIEVKIVRPGGGLAAPGEVGELCTRGYHVMTGYFDDPAQTAAAVDEDGWLHTGDLAEMDDRGYCRIAGRLKDLIIRGGENIYPPEVEHALIGHPAVADVAVLGIPDPVWGEQVAAFVIPAPGATPDPDELSDYARLHLASHKAPRVWRFVDAFPVTASGKVRKFALRDHFPEG; the protein is encoded by the coding sequence ATGCTCACGCCGGACCGGGCCTATTGGTCCACATCGGACAGTGACCTCGTGCGCGACACCACGGTCGGGTCCCTCCTCCGGGAGGCCGCCGAGCTGGCGCCGGCCACGGTGGCGCTCGTCGAAGGCGTCCCCGAGCCGGCCGACCGGCGGCGGTGGCGGTACGCCGAACTCCGCGAGGAGGCCGAGCAGGTGGCCCGGGCGTTGCTCGGCCGGTTCCGCCCCGGCGAGCGGATCGCCGTCTGGGCCAGCAACATTCCCGAGTGGGTGATCCTCGAACTGGCCGCCGCGCTCGCCGGCCTGACCCTCGTCACCGTCAACCCGGCGTTACGGCGGGAAGAGGTCCGGCACGTACTGCGGCAGTCCCGGGCCGCCGGCGTCTTCCTGCTGCGCCACTACCGCACCAACCCCCTGCTGGAAACGCTCACCGGCATCCGGGACGAGCTGCCGGAACTGCGCGAGGTCCTGCTGTTCGAGGACTGGGCGGCCATCCGCGGCTCCGGCTCCGCCACCGAGCCGCTCCCGGCCGTGCTCCCCGGCGACCCGGCGCAGATCCAGTACACGTCCGGCACGACCGGGCGGCCCAAGGGCGCGGTGCTGACCCACCGTGGGATCACCAACAACGCCCGCCTCTCCTACGTCCGCACGTTCGCCATGCAGCCGGGCGAGGTGCTCGTCAACCCCATGCCGCTGTTCCACACCGCGGGGTGCGTCCAGGGGACGCTGGCGCCGATCGCGAGCCTCGGCACCCAGGTGCTCGTGCCCGCCTTCGAACCCGGCCTGGTGCTGAACCTGCTGGAGTCCGAACGCAGCGCCCAGCTCTGCGGCGTGCCGACCATGCTCCTCGGTGTGCTCGCCGACCCGGCGTTCCCCACGACTGACCTGTCTTCCGTCCGCTACGCGGTTTCGGGTGGCGCTCCGGTCGCGCCGGATCTGGTCCGGCGCGTCGAGTCGGCGCTCGGCGTGCCGCTCGCGATCGTCTACGCGCAGACCGAAGCTTCGCCGTGCATCACCATGACGCGCCTCGACGACTCGGCCGAGGACCGGGCGGGCACGCTGGGCCGGCCGCTGCCGGGCATCGAGGTCAAGATCGTCCGGCCGGGCGGCGGCCTCGCCGCCCCCGGGGAGGTCGGCGAGCTGTGCACCCGCGGCTACCACGTGATGACGGGGTACTTCGACGATCCCGCGCAGACCGCGGCCGCCGTCGACGAGGACGGCTGGCTGCACACCGGCGACCTCGCCGAGATGGACGACCGCGGCTACTGCCGGATCGCGGGCCGGCTGAAGGACCTGATCATCAGGGGCGGCGAGAACATCTACCCGCCCGAGGTCGAGCACGCGCTCATCGGCCACCCCGCCGTCGCCGACGTCGCCGTGCTCGGGATTCCGGACCCGGTCTGGGGCGAGCAGGTCGCGGCGTTTGTCATCCCGGCGCCGGGCGCCACGCCGGATCCGGACGAGCTGTCCGACTACGCGCGCCTGCACCTCGCGTCGCACAAGGCCCCGCGCGTCTGGCGTTTCGTCGATGCCTTCCCGGTGACGGCGTCGGGAAAGGTCCGGAAGTTCGCGCTCCGGGACCACTTTCCGGAGGGCTGA